The Neisseria animaloris genome segment TGCTTGTGCAAACTGCGCTTTTCCAGCATGTGTTCCGGGTAGGCGCGCGCCCAATTGCGGGCGACGTTTTCCTGCATGAAATCGTAATGCCCGCCTTTAATGCCCTCGATACGCACGCTGTCGTCTTTATAGTATTTGAAACGCACCCGGTCGAAGTTATACGTACCCTTGCGTACCGGCAGATTTTGCGCCCAATACTCTTTATCGCGCTTAAACTCGCTCAACCGCCCGCCGTCTGCTTTATGGAAACGGTATGGCCCCGAACCTATGGGCAGTTTGTTTGCCGCGGCAGCCAGCCCGTGCGGATAACTTTTGTGCGAAAACACCGGCAACCTGCCCAAAATCATATGCAATTCCGCATTGCGTTTTTTAAAACGGAATACCGCCGTACGCGCATCGGGCGTTTCCACCCGCGCCACATCCGCCCAATAGAATTTATATAGTGGGACAGCGGCAGGGTCTTTGGTCAAAATATCGAACGATGCCGCCACATCTTTCGCCAGCACCGGATCGCCGTTATGAAAACGCGCTTTCGGGTTGAGTTTGAATGTTACCGACAGGCCGTCTGAAGCCAAAACAATATCCTGCGCAAGCAAACCGTATATTGAAAACGGTTCGTCCAACCCTTTTACCGTCAGTGTATCCAACGTCAAAGCCGCCACTCCCGCTTCGTGATCACCCTTGAGCGTAAACGGATTCAGCGTATCAAAACCGCCTGCTATCGGCAGTGAAAACGTGCCGCCTTTCGGCGCATTCGGGTTCACATACTCAAATGCCTTGAAATCCGCGGGATAAGCAACCGGCTGTCCCAAACCCAATCCGTGGGCGGCATAAGTCGCCGTGGAAAAAAACAGCAACCATATAGAGAATAATTTCATAACGTCATATCTGTTTATCACAACCGAACGGCGTATTGTAGCCTAAAAAAACTGCCGGACACCTTTCCAACGCAGGCTGATACCGTGCATTTACAAGCATCATTTCAGGTTGGCAAGTTTAGCGGTAAAGAAAAACGTATCTCCCGCAAAATGGCTTTGACGATAGCAGGCAATCTATTTCCTTGATGATTATTTCAACAGCTTCAATCATAAAGGCATTTAGAAAGAAGAAGGCCGTCTGAAAAAGTGTTTTCAGACGGCCTTCAGTGCATAGATTACCATACCTCTAATAATAGGTGTCTTTAGCCGCGCACCCTACTCATTAAGCCGACAGGAATCTTTGGAGCCAACCGAAAGGCCGTCTGAAAAATTTCAGACGGCCTCTTTGCATTCAACCTGTTTTACCCACCCGTTTACGCCAGAATTTTGCCCACAATCTCGGCAACGTCTTTCGACAAACCCTCTTGCGCCTGAATCCGTTGCAGTTGCGCCTTCACCAACCCACGGCGGTTCGGTTCGAGCTTATTGCAGATATTGAACGCCTGCACCAAACGGGCGGCCACTTGTGGGTTGAAGCGGTCGATTTCCATCACTTTAGCGGCGATAAATTCATAACCGCTACCATCTTCCGCGTGGAAATGCGGCACGTTGCGCGAAAAGCTGCCCAACAGCGAGCGAGCTTTGTTCGGGTTTTCCAAGCTGAATTTCGGATGGCTTAAGGCCGTCTGAACCTGTTGCAGGGTATCGCTGCGGTGGCTGCTGCCGATCAGAACGAAATATTTGTCCATCACCAGCGCATCATCGGCATAACGTTCGGCGAATCGGTCGAGCAAACGGTTGCGGCCTTCTTCTTCCAAATGGTTCACGGTGTTGAGAATACTCATCTCGTGAGTCATATTGCGGGTGAGCTGTTCGTAGCGGGTGGTGTAGTCTTTCAGGCGCGTGCCTTCCAATTTTTCAACTGCCGCCGTCTGCGCCCTGAGCTCACTGTCATAAGCAGCCGTGTTAATCATCGAATGACGCTCTTCGCGGATAGTCAGCAGGCGCACGGCTGCCAACAAGCTGCGTACACCGGCTAATTCGGGATGGTACTCGTAAGGCTTGGCAATGCCGCTGTCTTTTTCCTGCGCCAATGCCCATGTACGCACGGCTGCCAGTTCGTTGATGCAGGATTTGGCAAGGGTGTTCAGCAAGGCTTCGCGCGCTTGGTAGTAGTGTTGCGGATTGATGTTTTCCGCACCGTCCCACAGCTCGGATTCAGACGGCACGCCCAACAGTACGGCTTTGAATGCGGGGTCTAAATCCTGTTGCCGCAACACTTGCTTCACCGCCGCAGCCAAACCCTCATGCGCGGGCATGGCGGTTTGATTCTCAATAGCCTGCAAATTGGCCTGCACTGCGCGGCGGTAAAGGGTTTGACCGGCTTCCCAACGGGCAAAGGCATCAGTATCGTGTGCCAGCAGTAAGGTTAAATCTTCGTCGCTGTACGGATAATTCAGATGAACCGGCGCACTGAACCCGCGCAGCAGCGACGGCACCACGGCTTCGGTTACACCGTGCAGCACAAATTCCTGCTCGGCCTGTTGCAACAACAGCACGGCTTCGGTTTGCGCTTCGGCATTTTCAGACGGCCTGAATGCAACCGCTTCGCCTTTGCGGTTCAGCAAACCGATTTTCACCGGCATCATCATCGGCTGTTTTTCCGCCATATCGGGTGTGGCCGGAACGGTTTGCTTGATGTTGAAAATAAACGTGTTGTCCGCCTCATTCAGACGGCCTGACACATCCAGCACGGGCGTGCCGGCTTGGCTGTACCACAAGGCGAATTGGTCGAGATTGATACCGTTCGCATCGGCCATTGCCGCACGGAAATCATCGCAGGTAACCGCCTGCCCGTCGTGGCGTTTGAAATACAGCGCCATGCCTTTCTGAAAACCTTCTTCACCTAGCAAGGTATGATACATACGCACCACTTCCGCGCCTTTTTCATAAACGGTCATGGTGTAGAAGTTGTTCATCTCTTCATAAGAGGCCGGACGGACGGGGTGCGCCGTCGGGCCGGCATCTTCGGGAAATTGGTGCTGGCGCAGCATACGCACGTTGTCGATACGCCGCACGGCGCGGCTGGCGCGGTCTCCGGAAAATTCCTGATCGCGGAATACGGTGAGGCCTTCTTTAAGCGAAAGTTGAAACCAATCGCGACAGGTTACGCGGTTGCCGGTGTAGTTGTGGAAATATTCGTGCCCGATCACCGATTCGATGCCTTCAAAATCAAAGTCGGTGGCGGTACGGCTGTCGGCAAGCACATATTTGGTGTTGAAAATGTTCAAGCCTTTGTTTTCCATCGCACCCATATTGAAGTCACCCACCGCCACGACCATGTAAATATCCAAATCGTATTCAAGGCCGAAACGGGTTTCGTCCCAACGCATGGCGTTTTTCAGCGATTCTACCGCAAAACCGACTTTGCTCTTGTCGGCTTCCGTCGTGTAAAACTCAATCGCTACGTCTTTGCCGCTGTTCGTGGTAAAGGTGTCTGCGGTCAAAGCCAAATCGCCCGCCACCAAGGCAAACAGATAACTCGGTTTGGCAAACGGATCCAGCCATTTTACCCAATGGCGGCCGTCTGAAAGCTCGCCGCCGTCAATCTTATTACCATTGGAAAGCAGCACGGGGTAACGTTTTTTGTCCGCCACGATGGTGGTGGTGAATTTCGACATCACATCGGGGCGGTCGGGATAGAACGTGATTTTGCGGAAACCTTCCGGCTCGCATTGGGTGAACAGATTGCCGCCCGAAGCATACAAGCCCATCAGTGATTTGTTTTCAGACGGCCTGATGCGTGTTTCGATTTCGAGAATAAAGTTTTCAGACGGCACCTGATCGATCGTGAGCTTTTCAGCGGCCAACGTGTAGCTTTCGACGGTTTCGCCGTCGATTTTAATGGAGAGCAACTCTGCCGAACCGTCCAATACCAAAGGTTCTCCCGATCGCTTCGGCCCTACCACCAAACGTGCTTTAACGGTTGTATGCAGCTCTTGGATGTCAAAATGCAAATCGGTTTTGCAGATATGGTAAGCAGGAGATTGGTAATCTTTCAGATAATGAACGGTTTTAGCCATCGGATTCTCTCTTCATTTCGTTTCGGATGATGCAGAAAATGCAGTAAGTAAAGTTGTATAAAGTTATTTTACCTTCTGCATGTAATACCGTTGCTATATGGTTTCAGACGGCCTTTATTCAATAGAGGCCGTCTGAAAATACTGTTCAAACCGTGAAAACTTTCCGGCCATATTCAGACGGCCTTCTGGTCATTGCAATGAACCCGAAGCAGGCCGGACATTAAGTAATAGCCATAAAAATCCATATTTCATGCCGTGTTATTTAGTCTGGAGCCAAAGCAAATGATTTTACCGGCCGGCCAAACGGCAACAGAATCGGTTTTATATCAACCGAACCGTTTTCAAGCCGTCGCTTTATATGGATTCAATCCATACAATCCTCCTCGTATCCGGTTCACTGCCTGTTCATCCGCCAAAATAAAAAAACCGTCTGAAAACATTTCAGACGGTTTTTTCACCAGGGAACAGACTTTAGTTATTTTTTATCAATCAATTTACCTGCCACACCGATTTCACCGGTACTGTGATATACCATACCGCCGATTTCTTCAGCGTTTTCACCGAAGAGAGCCAAGCGATAATCATCGCCCAAATCGGTTTTACCCGCAAAACCTTTACCGCGCAGACCTTCTTGATTGAACAGAACCGGTCCAAGTTTGGCTTCTTGCAGCGCAATATCTTTGAACTCTTTGAAACCGCTTACTTTACCGCTGCCGATACCTTTATCAAAGTTCACACTGTAAGCCAATGCACCTTCTTCCGTGCGGCTGAAGGCCTTACCTTGATAGTTATAAGTACCTTGGGTAGGTAAAACTTGAGTAAACGCACCTCTGATTTTGTTTACAGTCATCAACAGGGGAGTATCTTGTCCGCCTTTAGGCACGCTGCTCGTGATAATCGAATATTGTTGACGGTAAATGCGGCTGCTTTCACCCGTTGCATCGTCTGTCAAAGTCAACACTTTGTCTTGCTCCAACTCGGCTACTTTGTAAGCCTTGCCGCCCAAACTGATAGTGAAATTTGCATCATAAGCAGCTGCTTTAATACCTGGAGTAGCATCTGAAAATTGATTGACTGATACGAACTGTGCAGTGGCGGTAGAAGCAGTTGAGGGAGAACCACCCCCACCTCCGCCGCAAGCAGCCAAACCGAGTGCAATAATCGTTGCTAAACCGATTTTTTTGTGAATAGACATTTCCGTAATCCTCGTATTTGTATTTTCTTAACTATATTTAACAGTAGCTATTTGCCACAACGCTATATTAGCAATTATCAACATAACTTAACAACCGTTAGGCGAAAATTTATACCGCTCATATGAATTTTATTCTTCATAAATATTCATTATGGGTAAAAATTCTAAAAAACGACAAAGCAATATGACAAAAAAATTTTTTCTTATGCATAAATGCATGTATCATTTATATTTTTTAACAAAAACTATTTTTTAATATTATGCTTTTTTATTTATGATGCTTGTGTTTTAATTACAACACAAACTATTTTTCTCAATAAAAGCTATATCAGACACTATTTTTCTTTACACTAGTTTTCAGAAATGTCTATTTACTCACAAAAAATTCTCAGCAAATCTATTCGGCAGTCCTCTTAACCGGCCATTCCCAAACAGCCTCGATAGCATCGTACGTCTCTTAATATAAACCAAAACATAACTGCGACACATTGATAAGTAATTCAAACAACAAAAAAGGCCGTCTGAAATAATTCAAACAGCCCTTCCGATATACACCGATTGTTATTTTTTACCGGTTACTTTACCGGCAATACCGATTTCACCGGTAGCATGGAACACTTTTCCACCGATTTCTTCAGCATTAGGACCAAAGAATACCAAACGGTAGTCTTCTTCACGTTTCACCCTATTGCCGTTTTCAACAACAGAGTATTCCGTTTTACCGATAATCCCCTGCGCTTTTTGCAATCCGCTGCCATCCAATTGATTGTCAATCATCACATTACCGATGCTGCCTTCTTTTAAAACAATATCACTGATTTCTTTAAAACCGCTCACTTTACCGCTGCCGGTACGTTTATCGAAATTCACACTGTAATCCAGTTTACCTGTTTCAGTACCGCTGAAAGCTTTGCCTTGGTAAGTATAAGTACCTTGAGTAGGCAATGCTTCCGTCAAATCACCCTTTATCAATCCGATAGTTAGAAGCTGCGGAGTAGTCATACTGGGTTGCCCCAAATAACCTGCAATAATCGAATGATTCTGACGGTAAGCGCGAATCGTGCCGCCATTATTACTCTTAATAACGCTCAAATTAGATTTCTGAAAATCATCCAATACGATTTTACCGCCGCCCTGATGTGTGTGTCCGTTGATTGTTACTGAATAATTTTGGGCTTTTTTATGAGTAGGCTTAGAAGCTCGCGGAGTTGGGCCTGGTAAATTGGCGTCCTGATTTGAAGTGTTACTGCCTGCTTGTTGATTGTTTGTTCCCAGATTTTGAGCACGGCGAAATTGAGGACTACCGGTTGTAGCCGTAGAGCTTGAAGTTGAAGGAGTGGTTGTGGAAGCAGTAACCGGTTTGTCGCCTCCACCACTACTGCCGCAGGCAGCCAAACCACATATGGCAGATATGAGCATACCTGCCTTTAAACAAACGAAATACTTAACTCGCATACTATTTCCTTAGATATTAAAAACAATGTATCTTACCTATTGAAAAACAATTTAACAACATCTTTGATGTAAAAATAGACCATTTATTCTAAAAAATGAACACGGAATAGCATAAAAGCATAAAATACCATTGTTCTTTACTTTTGCTATTTTATGTAAACACCTATTTTTCCTTTTTATCCCACCGGAAAAATCCACCCCGTCCCAACAGGTAATTTGTTACACTTAATACACTTTACTTTACCCCTTCAGCCCATGCTCACTTATACTCCACCAGA includes the following:
- the pepN gene encoding aminopeptidase N produces the protein MAKTVHYLKDYQSPAYHICKTDLHFDIQELHTTVKARLVVGPKRSGEPLVLDGSAELLSIKIDGETVESYTLAAEKLTIDQVPSENFILEIETRIRPSENKSLMGLYASGGNLFTQCEPEGFRKITFYPDRPDVMSKFTTTIVADKKRYPVLLSNGNKIDGGELSDGRHWVKWLDPFAKPSYLFALVAGDLALTADTFTTNSGKDVAIEFYTTEADKSKVGFAVESLKNAMRWDETRFGLEYDLDIYMVVAVGDFNMGAMENKGLNIFNTKYVLADSRTATDFDFEGIESVIGHEYFHNYTGNRVTCRDWFQLSLKEGLTVFRDQEFSGDRASRAVRRIDNVRMLRQHQFPEDAGPTAHPVRPASYEEMNNFYTMTVYEKGAEVVRMYHTLLGEEGFQKGMALYFKRHDGQAVTCDDFRAAMADANGINLDQFALWYSQAGTPVLDVSGRLNEADNTFIFNIKQTVPATPDMAEKQPMMMPVKIGLLNRKGEAVAFRPSENAEAQTEAVLLLQQAEQEFVLHGVTEAVVPSLLRGFSAPVHLNYPYSDEDLTLLLAHDTDAFARWEAGQTLYRRAVQANLQAIENQTAMPAHEGLAAAVKQVLRQQDLDPAFKAVLLGVPSESELWDGAENINPQHYYQAREALLNTLAKSCINELAAVRTWALAQEKDSGIAKPYEYHPELAGVRSLLAAVRLLTIREERHSMINTAAYDSELRAQTAAVEKLEGTRLKDYTTRYEQLTRNMTHEMSILNTVNHLEEEGRNRLLDRFAERYADDALVMDKYFVLIGSSHRSDTLQQVQTALSHPKFSLENPNKARSLLGSFSRNVPHFHAEDGSGYEFIAAKVMEIDRFNPQVAARLVQAFNICNKLEPNRRGLVKAQLQRIQAQEGLSKDVAEIVGKILA
- a CDS encoding factor H binding protein domain-containing protein, translated to MSIHKKIGLATIIALGLAACGGGGGGSPSTASTATAQFVSVNQFSDATPGIKAAAYDANFTISLGGKAYKVAELEQDKVLTLTDDATGESSRIYRQQYSIITSSVPKGGQDTPLLMTVNKIRGAFTQVLPTQGTYNYQGKAFSRTEEGALAYSVNFDKGIGSGKVSGFKEFKDIALQEAKLGPVLFNQEGLRGKGFAGKTDLGDDYRLALFGENAEEIGGMVYHSTGEIGVAGKLIDKK
- a CDS encoding factor H binding protein domain-containing protein, encoding MRVKYFVCLKAGMLISAICGLAACGSSGGGDKPVTASTTTPSTSSSTATTGSPQFRRAQNLGTNNQQAGSNTSNQDANLPGPTPRASKPTHKKAQNYSVTINGHTHQGGGKIVLDDFQKSNLSVIKSNNGGTIRAYRQNHSIIAGYLGQPSMTTPQLLTIGLIKGDLTEALPTQGTYTYQGKAFSGTETGKLDYSVNFDKRTGSGKVSGFKEISDIVLKEGSIGNVMIDNQLDGSGLQKAQGIIGKTEYSVVENGNRVKREEDYRLVFFGPNAEEIGGKVFHATGEIGIAGKVTGKK